A genomic stretch from Thermoplasmataceae archaeon includes:
- a CDS encoding FAD-binding oxidoreductase translates to MSAIRVLYGDRDTYGVQKSAVEEIESIFGIKWNAMIWDGKAEVPDLPDDAQLENDLSAVVGREKVSMDHAARLKHSFGLSSIEVEMLREGKYPEIVDAVVEPDKEDLPKLMAFLKSKNIRSIIYGGGTSVNGSILFRRSGKTIAISVGRLKEFRLLENIATVGSGWKGLELERKLNESGYTTGHFPESILSSTVGGWIATKAAGQESNYYGSIENRVVGASLVRSDGHLEDVLSPRESSGLMARDIALGSEGRFGLISEAAIKVDRLPVTRYYRSFIVRDFASGIHYMRNLDKIPALVRMSDAAETEFSFKNTAESFGLRYVRRRISGKGFREPCLMIMIDNDQNRITRPENSISLGRFPAVTWERDRYERPYLGNELWKRGIVPDTLETSALWTNMLELHRSTVEIFEKMRKEREIRGFIMSHISHLYKQGACVYFTFAIRSDNVLEDISALRDAMLENFISHGSPVTHHHSPGTLMRKFENREKLNMQSKFIDPLFAGGDIY, encoded by the coding sequence ATGTCCGCCATCAGGGTGCTTTATGGAGACCGCGACACTTATGGCGTTCAGAAATCCGCCGTTGAAGAGATAGAGTCTATTTTCGGAATAAAATGGAATGCAATGATCTGGGACGGAAAGGCGGAAGTACCGGACCTGCCAGATGATGCTCAATTAGAAAACGATCTTTCCGCGGTAGTTGGAAGGGAAAAGGTCTCCATGGACCACGCTGCCCGGCTGAAACATTCCTTCGGACTGTCATCGATTGAAGTGGAAATGCTCAGGGAAGGTAAATATCCGGAGATTGTTGACGCGGTAGTGGAACCTGATAAGGAAGATCTGCCAAAACTTATGGCGTTCCTCAAAAGTAAAAACATTCGATCCATAATTTACGGTGGTGGCACTTCTGTAAACGGATCGATCCTATTCAGGCGTTCCGGAAAAACCATAGCTATTTCCGTGGGCAGGCTCAAGGAATTCAGGCTACTGGAGAATATTGCTACGGTTGGATCAGGCTGGAAAGGCCTGGAACTCGAAAGAAAGCTAAATGAATCGGGTTACACCACGGGACATTTTCCGGAGTCAATACTATCATCAACGGTTGGAGGATGGATCGCCACCAAGGCTGCAGGCCAGGAATCCAATTATTACGGTTCCATCGAGAACCGCGTTGTTGGGGCATCACTGGTAAGGTCAGATGGGCACTTGGAGGATGTATTGAGTCCAAGAGAGTCGTCGGGCCTTATGGCTAGGGACATAGCATTGGGATCAGAGGGAAGGTTTGGGCTTATTTCTGAGGCTGCAATCAAGGTAGACAGGCTACCTGTAACGAGGTATTACAGGTCTTTCATAGTCAGGGATTTTGCATCTGGCATCCATTACATGCGGAACCTTGATAAAATTCCCGCTCTGGTAAGAATGTCAGACGCAGCTGAGACTGAATTCTCATTTAAGAACACCGCGGAATCGTTCGGGTTGAGGTACGTGAGGAGGAGAATATCCGGGAAAGGTTTCAGGGAACCATGCCTGATGATAATGATTGACAACGACCAGAACAGGATAACGAGACCGGAGAATTCCATCTCGCTTGGGAGATTTCCTGCGGTTACGTGGGAACGAGACCGGTACGAGCGACCGTATCTCGGGAATGAGCTTTGGAAGAGGGGTATAGTTCCGGACACGCTTGAGACCTCTGCCCTATGGACCAATATGCTGGAACTGCATAGATCAACGGTTGAAATTTTTGAGAAAATGAGGAAAGAGAGGGAAATAAGAGGGTTCATAATGTCTCACATTTCACACCTGTACAAACAGGGGGCGTGCGTATATTTCACGTTTGCCATTAGATCAGATAATGTACTTGAGGATATTTCTGCTTTAAGAGATGCAATGCTTGAAAATTTCATCAGCCACGGTTCACCAGTAACGCACCACCACAGCCCGGGAACGCTGATGAGAAAATTTGAGAACAGGGAAAAGCTGAACATGCAGTCCAAGTTCATTGACCCCTTATTCGCAGGAGGCGATATATATTAA
- a CDS encoding SCP2 sterol-binding domain-containing protein, whose protein sequence is MAEFPSDEWVKKYMEKLNASKTYEDAGKTWEGDILFVVQKDETHPKDEYVYLDLFHGKCRSARYIGPGADLPKTEFKYIGKYTNWVKLLKKEIDPIQGILTGKFKLDGPMMKIMRYTKAAKEMVNTASMVDSQIR, encoded by the coding sequence ATGGCAGAATTTCCAAGTGATGAATGGGTTAAAAAATATATGGAGAAATTGAACGCCAGCAAAACTTATGAAGACGCAGGAAAGACATGGGAGGGGGACATCCTCTTTGTGGTGCAGAAAGACGAGACTCATCCAAAGGACGAATATGTCTACCTTGATCTCTTTCATGGAAAATGCAGGTCTGCAAGATATATTGGCCCTGGCGCAGACCTTCCAAAAACGGAGTTCAAATACATCGGGAAATACACGAACTGGGTAAAACTCCTAAAAAAGGAGATCGATCCTATTCAGGGAATCCTTACAGGAAAGTTCAAGCTAGACGGCCCAATGATGAAAATAATGCGCTACACAAAGGCAGCTAAGGAAATGGTAAACACCGCTTCTATGGTGGACAGTCAGATCCGCTGA
- a CDS encoding SHOCT domain-containing protein, giving the protein MEAKFRNFVWIVVGLVAVMAAVSIIASILFDHSYPSSNTGTYGPYWMMGYGFYGMGIIMPIVGVVSVIFVLVFLYYFFGWFRDPYDHHQSGSSASTPEDIARERLARGEISEDEYRRILELIKK; this is encoded by the coding sequence ATGGAAGCAAAGTTTAGGAATTTTGTTTGGATAGTAGTTGGTCTAGTGGCAGTCATGGCAGCTGTGTCTATAATCGCATCCATTTTGTTTGATCACAGCTACCCAAGCAGTAATACCGGTACCTACGGCCCATACTGGATGATGGGGTATGGTTTCTACGGCATGGGCATTATTATGCCCATTGTTGGTGTGGTTTCCGTCATATTTGTGCTTGTGTTCCTTTATTATTTCTTCGGCTGGTTCAGGGATCCCTATGATCATCATCAGAGTGGATCATCTGCCTCAACTCCAGAGGACATAGCAAGGGAAAGGCTAGCGAGAGGAGAAATCTCAGAGGACGAATACAGGCGGATACTGGAACTGATCAAGAAATAG
- a CDS encoding MarR family transcriptional regulator, whose protein sequence is MATQKIPEIQNGTAFKTLLFWIMSLFLAVVIIIVAVTSLLVMSYVGTEITEQVLIIFAVVIVINAGIIATAIRGFVRMHPLITGILSTVRPISVERPLRTDYQSSVSKQAEMDAEFLSEIELQIIELLHEHGDRMLQNEITSSFRVSKATISRAITSLEEKELVVKNRKGVTNEIILIGRVR, encoded by the coding sequence ATGGCAACACAAAAAATCCCAGAAATTCAAAACGGGACTGCATTTAAAACGCTGCTGTTCTGGATTATGTCTCTCTTTTTGGCGGTTGTGATAATTATCGTGGCAGTGACGTCCTTACTCGTGATGTCATATGTTGGAACAGAGATTACAGAGCAGGTGCTCATAATCTTCGCAGTTGTCATTGTCATAAACGCCGGAATCATAGCCACCGCCATAAGAGGGTTCGTAAGGATGCATCCGCTGATTACCGGCATACTATCAACCGTGAGGCCTATTTCAGTGGAGAGACCGCTGCGTACTGATTATCAGAGTTCTGTATCCAAGCAGGCGGAGATGGATGCAGAATTCTTATCAGAGATTGAGTTACAGATCATAGAATTGCTCCACGAGCACGGAGATAGGATGCTCCAGAACGAAATTACAAGTTCATTCAGGGTGTCCAAGGCTACGATCTCCAGGGCGATCACATCCCTGGAGGAGAAAGAACTGGTAGTCAAGAACAGAAAAGGCGTGACAAACGAGATAATTTTGATTGGGAGAGTCCGATAA
- a CDS encoding TRASH domain-containing protein, with protein sequence MRKNSSEIEQRLITILKKNSRKNIVDIAEELGVSRITAKKALDGLVQNGRIRKFTVTLEEDEQDMALVYVDDVKEIPENLIVEQFRLMDDTYIAVLYYEDLMQVKNARIKRIEIAKSRITNDNITRLEDIHCDYCGKEIKSDPIMVEIAGRTFYACCPNCERDLKKRRQIMSSESK encoded by the coding sequence CGAAATTGAGCAGAGACTCATTACAATCCTCAAAAAGAACTCCAGAAAAAATATTGTGGACATAGCAGAGGAACTTGGCGTGAGCAGGATCACTGCAAAAAAAGCTCTTGATGGTCTTGTACAGAACGGCAGAATCAGGAAGTTTACCGTTACCCTCGAGGAAGACGAGCAAGATATGGCTCTCGTATACGTTGACGACGTGAAAGAGATCCCAGAGAATCTTATTGTGGAGCAGTTCAGGCTCATGGACGATACATACATTGCCGTGCTTTACTACGAGGACCTGATGCAGGTCAAGAACGCAAGGATTAAGAGAATTGAAATCGCGAAATCACGTATAACAAACGATAATATAACCCGCCTTGAAGATATTCATTGCGATTACTGCGGAAAGGAAATAAAAAGCGATCCCATAATGGTAGAAATCGCTGGAAGGACGTTTTATGCCTGTTGCCCAAACTGCGAACGTGACCTTAAAAAAAGGAGGCAAATCATGTCCAGTGAATCAAAATGA